The Xanthomonas indica genome has a segment encoding these proteins:
- the rpsL gene encoding 30S ribosomal protein S12, whose product MATINQLVRKPRQATTYKSASPALDKCPQRRGVCTRVYTTTPKKPNSALRKVAKVRLTNQEEVISYIGGEGHNLQEHSVVLIRGGRVKDLPGVRYHTVRGSLDAAGVAKRRQGRSKYGAKRPKS is encoded by the coding sequence ATGGCGACGATCAACCAGCTGGTCCGCAAGCCGCGGCAGGCGACCACCTACAAGAGCGCCTCTCCGGCGCTGGACAAGTGCCCGCAGCGCCGTGGCGTCTGCACGCGCGTGTACACCACCACCCCGAAGAAGCCGAACTCGGCCCTGCGCAAGGTCGCCAAGGTGCGCCTGACCAACCAGGAAGAGGTCATCAGCTACATCGGCGGCGAAGGCCACAACCTGCAGGAGCACTCCGTGGTCCTGATCCGCGGCGGCCGCGTCAAGGATCTGCCGGGCGTGCGCTACCACACCGTGCGCGGTTCGCTCGACGCCGCCGGCGTCGCCAAGCGTCGCCAGGGTCGTTCCAAGTACGGCGCCAAGCGCCCGAAGAGCTAA
- the tuf gene encoding elongation factor Tu, producing MAKGKFERTKPHVNVGTIGHVDHGKTTLTAALTKIGAERFGGEFKAYDAIDAAPEEKARGITISTAHVEYESPTRHYAHVDCPGHADYVKNMITGAAQMDGAILVCSAADGPMPQTREHILLSRQVGVPHIVVFLNKADMVDDAELLELVEMEVRELLSKYDFPGDDTPIIHGSARLALEGDQSEIGVPAILKLVDALDSFIPEPQRDVDKPFLMPVEDVFSISGRGTVVTGRIERGVIKVGDEIEIVGIRATQKTTVTGVEMFRKLLDQGQAGDNAGLLLRGTKRDDVERGQVLCKPGSIKPHTDFEAEVYVLSKDEGGRHTPFFKGYRPQFYFRTTDITGAVQLPEGVEMVMPGDNVKMVVTLINPVAMDEGLRFAIREGGRTVGAGVVAKIIK from the coding sequence ATGGCAAAGGGTAAGTTCGAGCGCACCAAGCCGCACGTCAACGTCGGCACCATCGGTCACGTCGACCACGGCAAGACCACGCTGACCGCGGCGCTGACCAAGATCGGCGCAGAGCGCTTCGGCGGCGAGTTCAAGGCGTACGACGCGATCGACGCGGCGCCGGAAGAGAAGGCGCGCGGCATCACGATCTCGACCGCCCACGTGGAATACGAATCCCCGACGCGCCACTACGCGCACGTGGATTGCCCGGGTCACGCGGACTACGTCAAGAACATGATCACCGGTGCGGCGCAGATGGACGGCGCGATCCTGGTGTGCTCGGCCGCTGACGGCCCGATGCCGCAGACCCGCGAGCACATCCTGCTGTCGCGTCAGGTCGGCGTGCCGCACATCGTGGTGTTCCTGAACAAGGCCGACATGGTCGACGACGCCGAGCTGCTCGAGCTGGTCGAGATGGAAGTGCGCGAGCTGCTGAGCAAGTACGACTTCCCGGGCGACGACACCCCGATCATCCACGGTTCGGCCCGTCTGGCGCTGGAAGGCGACCAGAGCGAGATCGGCGTGCCGGCGATCCTGAAGCTGGTGGACGCGCTGGACTCGTTCATCCCGGAGCCGCAGCGCGACGTGGACAAGCCGTTCCTGATGCCGGTGGAAGACGTGTTCTCGATTTCGGGCCGCGGCACCGTGGTGACCGGCCGTATCGAGCGCGGCGTGATCAAGGTGGGCGACGAAATCGAAATCGTCGGCATCCGTGCCACGCAGAAGACCACCGTGACCGGCGTGGAAATGTTCCGCAAGCTGCTGGACCAGGGTCAGGCGGGCGACAACGCGGGCCTGCTGCTGCGCGGCACCAAGCGTGACGACGTGGAGCGCGGCCAGGTGCTGTGCAAGCCGGGTTCGATCAAGCCGCACACCGACTTCGAAGCCGAAGTGTACGTGCTGTCGAAGGACGAGGGCGGCCGTCACACCCCGTTCTTCAAGGGCTACCGTCCGCAGTTCTACTTCCGCACCACCGACATCACCGGTGCGGTGCAGCTGCCGGAAGGCGTGGAAATGGTGATGCCGGGCGACAACGTCAAGATGGTGGTGACGCTGATCAACCCGGTGGCGATGGACGAAGGCCTGCGCTTCGCGATCCGCGAAGGCGGCCGTACCGTCGGCGCCGGCGTGGTGGCCAAGATCATCAAGTAA
- the rplW gene encoding 50S ribosomal protein L23, which translates to MSSNEKIFSVLRAPRVSEKTARLQELTNQYVFEISNEATKADVKAAVEQLFDVKVESVNVLNVKGKNKSFRSRSGRRGDWRKAYVRLAEGQSIDVTAKA; encoded by the coding sequence ATGAGCAGCAACGAAAAAATCTTCAGCGTGCTGCGCGCTCCGCGTGTCTCGGAAAAGACCGCGCGCCTGCAGGAACTCACCAATCAGTACGTCTTCGAGATTTCGAACGAAGCCACCAAGGCCGATGTCAAGGCCGCGGTCGAGCAGCTGTTCGACGTCAAGGTCGAGTCGGTCAACGTGTTGAACGTCAAGGGCAAGAACAAGTCCTTCCGTTCGCGCAGCGGTCGTCGCGGCGATTGGCGCAAGGCGTACGTGCGTCTGGCCGAAGGCCAGTCCATCGACGTAACGGCCAAGGCCTGA
- the rpoC gene encoding DNA-directed RNA polymerase subunit beta' produces the protein MKDLLNLFNQQRQTLDFDAIKIALASPDLIRSWSFGEVKKPETINYRTFKPERDGLFCAAIFGPIKDYECLCGKYKRMKHRGVVCEKCGTEVTLAKVRRERMGHIDLASPVAHIWFLKSLPSRIGLMLDMTLRDIERVLYFEAYVVTEPGLTALERRQLLTEEQYLTARQEHGDDFDAAMGAEAVYELLRTIDLQSEMTRLREEIAGTGSETKLKRLTKRIKLIEAFIESGNRPEWMVMTVLPVLPPDLRPLVPLDGGRFATSDLNDLYRRVINRNNRLRRLLELNAPDIIVRNEKRMLQESVDALLDNGRRGRAITGTNKRPLKSLADMIKGKQGRFRQNLLGKRVDYSGRSVIVVGPTLRLHECGLPKKMALELFKPFVFAKLQRRGLATTIKAAKKLVEREEAEVWDILEEVIREHPVLLNRAPTLHRLGIQAFEPVLIEGKAIQLHPLVCTAFNADFDGDQMAVHVPLSLEAQLEARALMMSTNNILSPANGEPIIVPSQDVVLGLYYMTRALENKKGEGMVFANIAEVKRAYDNRAVELHAKVKVRITETVIDEDGNRTKKASIVDTTIGRALLAEILPEGLPFALANTELTKKNISRLINSSYRQLGLKDSVVFADKLMYTGFAYATRAGVSIGIDDMLIPSEKKGILGEAEQEVLEIQEQYQSGLVTAGERYNKVVDIWSRTNERIAKAMMDTIGTEKVVNAKGETIDQKSMNSLYIMADSGARGSQAQIRQLAGMRGLMARPDGSIIETPIKANFREGLNVQEYFNSTHGARKGLADTALKTANSGYLTRRLVDVAQDVVITEPDCGTTDGLTMTPIVEGGDVVEPLRDRVLGRVVAEDVFLPGNDEDPIVTRNTLLDEQWVAKLEEAGVQSVKVRSTITCESAFGVCARCYGRDLARGHLVNIGEAVGVIAAQSIGEPGTQLTMRTFHIGGAASRAAAVDNITVKTTGSIKFNNLKSVEHANGSLVAVSRSGELSVLDGHGRERERYKLPYGATITAKDGDAVKAGQSVANWDPHNHPIVSEVAGFIRFIDFIDGVTVIEKTDELTGLASREITDPKRRGTQAKDLRPIVRIVDAKGNDLTIPGTDLPAQYLLPPRSIVNLQDGAPVGVGDVVAKIPQEASKTRDITGGLPRVADLFEARKPKDPAILAERSGIISFGKDTKGKQRLIIKDTDGSEHEELIPKYRQIIVFEGEHVAKGETVVDGEPSPQDILRLLGVEPLAAYLVKEIQDVYRLQGVKINDKHIEVITRQMLRKVEITDQGNSKFLNGEQAERQRVIEENARLVTRNELPAKYEPVLLGITKASLATESFISAASFQETTRVLTEAAVRGTSDTLRGLKENVIVGRLIPAGTGLAYHNTRRRNASGLTESEMQTLSGGSAEPAVETSAPAAAGSEE, from the coding sequence ATGAAAGACCTGCTCAACCTCTTCAACCAGCAGCGCCAGACGCTGGACTTCGACGCGATCAAGATCGCGCTGGCCTCGCCGGACCTGATCCGTTCGTGGTCCTTCGGCGAAGTGAAGAAGCCGGAAACCATCAACTACCGTACCTTCAAGCCGGAGCGTGACGGCCTGTTCTGCGCCGCCATCTTTGGCCCGATCAAGGACTACGAGTGCCTGTGCGGCAAGTACAAGCGCATGAAGCACCGCGGCGTGGTCTGCGAGAAGTGCGGCACCGAAGTGACCCTGGCCAAGGTGCGTCGCGAGCGCATGGGCCACATCGACCTGGCCTCGCCGGTCGCGCACATCTGGTTCCTGAAGTCGCTGCCGTCGCGCATCGGCCTGATGCTGGACATGACCCTGCGCGACATCGAGCGCGTGCTGTACTTCGAAGCCTACGTGGTGACCGAGCCGGGCCTGACCGCGCTCGAGCGCCGCCAGCTGCTGACCGAAGAGCAGTACCTGACCGCGCGCCAGGAGCACGGCGACGACTTCGACGCCGCCATGGGCGCCGAGGCGGTGTACGAGCTGCTGCGCACCATCGACCTGCAGTCGGAAATGACCCGCCTGCGCGAAGAGATCGCCGGCACCGGGTCGGAGACCAAGCTCAAGCGCCTGACCAAGCGCATCAAGCTGATCGAAGCCTTCATCGAGTCCGGCAACCGTCCGGAGTGGATGGTGATGACCGTGCTGCCGGTGCTGCCGCCGGATCTGCGCCCGCTGGTGCCGCTGGACGGCGGCCGCTTCGCGACCTCCGATCTGAACGACCTGTACCGCCGCGTCATCAACCGCAACAACCGCCTGCGCCGCCTGCTCGAGCTGAACGCGCCGGACATCATCGTGCGCAATGAAAAGCGCATGCTGCAGGAATCGGTCGATGCGCTGCTGGACAACGGCCGTCGCGGCCGCGCCATCACCGGCACCAACAAGCGCCCGCTGAAGTCGCTGGCCGACATGATCAAGGGCAAGCAGGGCCGGTTCCGCCAGAACCTGCTCGGCAAGCGCGTGGACTACTCCGGCCGTTCGGTGATCGTGGTCGGCCCGACCCTGCGCCTGCACGAGTGCGGCCTGCCGAAGAAGATGGCGCTGGAGCTGTTCAAGCCGTTCGTGTTCGCCAAGCTGCAGCGTCGCGGCCTGGCCACCACCATCAAGGCCGCCAAGAAGCTGGTCGAGCGCGAAGAAGCCGAGGTCTGGGACATCCTGGAAGAGGTGATCCGCGAGCACCCGGTGCTGCTGAACCGTGCGCCGACCCTGCACCGTCTGGGCATCCAGGCGTTCGAGCCGGTGCTGATCGAAGGCAAGGCGATCCAGCTGCACCCGCTGGTCTGCACCGCGTTCAACGCCGACTTCGACGGTGACCAGATGGCCGTGCACGTGCCGCTGTCGCTGGAAGCGCAGCTGGAAGCGCGCGCGCTGATGATGTCCACCAACAACATCCTGTCGCCGGCCAACGGCGAGCCGATCATCGTGCCGTCGCAGGACGTGGTGCTGGGTCTGTACTACATGACCCGCGCGCTGGAGAACAAGAAGGGCGAGGGCATGGTCTTCGCCAACATCGCCGAAGTGAAGCGCGCCTACGACAACCGTGCGGTCGAACTGCACGCCAAGGTCAAGGTCCGCATCACCGAGACGGTGATCGACGAGGATGGCAACCGCACCAAGAAGGCCTCGATCGTGGACACCACGATCGGGCGCGCGCTGCTGGCCGAAATCCTGCCGGAAGGCCTGCCGTTCGCGCTGGCCAACACCGAGCTGACCAAGAAGAACATCAGCCGCCTGATCAACTCCAGCTACCGTCAGCTGGGTCTGAAGGACAGCGTGGTGTTCGCCGACAAGCTGATGTACACCGGCTTCGCCTACGCCACCCGCGCCGGCGTGTCGATCGGCATCGACGACATGCTGATCCCGTCGGAGAAGAAGGGCATCCTCGGCGAAGCCGAGCAGGAAGTGCTGGAAATCCAGGAGCAGTACCAGTCCGGTCTGGTCACTGCCGGCGAGCGCTACAACAAGGTCGTGGACATCTGGTCGCGCACCAACGAGCGCATCGCCAAGGCGATGATGGACACCATCGGCACCGAGAAGGTGGTCAACGCCAAGGGCGAGACCATCGACCAGAAGTCGATGAACTCGCTGTACATCATGGCCGACTCCGGTGCGCGTGGTTCGCAGGCGCAGATCCGTCAGCTGGCCGGCATGCGCGGCCTGATGGCCCGCCCGGACGGCTCGATCATCGAAACGCCGATCAAGGCGAACTTCCGCGAAGGCCTGAACGTGCAGGAGTACTTCAACTCCACCCACGGTGCCCGTAAGGGTCTGGCCGATACCGCGCTGAAGACCGCCAACTCCGGTTACCTGACCCGTCGCCTGGTCGACGTGGCGCAGGACGTGGTGATCACCGAGCCGGATTGCGGCACCACCGACGGCCTGACCATGACCCCGATCGTGGAAGGCGGCGACGTGGTCGAGCCGTTGCGCGACCGCGTGCTCGGCCGCGTGGTGGCCGAGGACGTGTTCCTGCCGGGCAACGACGAGGATCCGATCGTCACCCGCAACACCCTGCTCGACGAGCAGTGGGTGGCCAAGCTGGAAGAGGCCGGCGTGCAGTCGGTCAAGGTCCGCTCGACCATCACCTGCGAATCGGCGTTCGGCGTGTGCGCGCGCTGCTACGGCCGCGACCTGGCCCGTGGCCACCTGGTCAACATCGGCGAAGCGGTCGGCGTCATCGCCGCGCAGTCGATCGGCGAGCCGGGTACTCAGCTGACCATGCGTACCTTCCACATCGGCGGCGCGGCCTCGCGTGCGGCGGCGGTGGACAACATCACGGTCAAGACCACCGGTTCGATCAAGTTCAACAACCTCAAGTCGGTCGAGCACGCCAACGGCTCGCTGGTGGCGGTGTCGCGTTCGGGCGAACTGTCGGTGCTCGACGGCCACGGCCGCGAGCGCGAGCGCTACAAGCTGCCGTACGGCGCCACCATCACCGCCAAGGACGGTGATGCGGTCAAGGCCGGCCAGTCGGTGGCGAACTGGGATCCGCACAACCACCCGATCGTGTCGGAAGTGGCCGGTTTCATCCGCTTCATCGACTTCATCGACGGCGTCACCGTCATCGAGAAGACCGACGAACTGACCGGCCTGGCCTCGCGCGAGATCACCGATCCGAAGCGTCGCGGCACCCAGGCCAAGGACCTGCGCCCGATCGTGCGCATCGTCGACGCCAAGGGCAACGACCTGACCATCCCGGGGACCGATCTGCCGGCGCAGTACCTGCTGCCGCCGCGCTCGATCGTCAACCTGCAGGACGGCGCGCCGGTCGGCGTGGGCGACGTGGTCGCCAAGATCCCGCAGGAAGCGTCGAAGACCCGCGACATCACCGGTGGTCTGCCGCGCGTGGCCGACCTGTTCGAAGCGCGCAAGCCGAAGGATCCGGCGATCCTGGCCGAGCGCTCGGGCATCATCAGCTTCGGCAAGGACACCAAGGGCAAGCAGCGCCTGATCATCAAGGACACCGATGGGTCGGAGCACGAAGAGCTGATCCCGAAGTACCGCCAGATCATCGTGTTCGAAGGCGAGCACGTGGCCAAGGGCGAAACCGTGGTGGACGGCGAGCCGAGTCCGCAGGACATCCTGCGTCTGCTGGGCGTCGAGCCGCTGGCCGCGTACCTGGTCAAGGAAATCCAGGACGTGTACCGCCTGCAGGGCGTGAAGATCAACGACAAGCACATCGAGGTCATCACCCGGCAGATGCTGCGGAAGGTCGAGATCACCGACCAGGGCAACAGCAAGTTCCTCAACGGCGAGCAGGCCGAGCGCCAGCGCGTCATCGAGGAGAACGCCCGTCTGGTCACGCGCAACGAGCTGCCGGCCAAGTACGAGCCGGTGCTGCTGGGCATCACCAAGGCCTCGCTGGCGACCGAGTCGTTCATTTCGGCCGCGTCGTTCCAGGAGACCACCCGCGTCCTCACCGAGGCGGCGGTCCGCGGCACCAGCGACACGCTGCGCGGCCTGAAGGAAAACGTGATCGTGGGTCGCCTGATCCCGGCCGGTACCGGCCTGGCGTACCACAACACGCGCCGCCGCAATGCCAGCGGCCTGACCGAGTCGGAGATGCAGACCCTGTCCGGCGGCAGCGCCGAGCCGGCGGTCGAGACCTCCGCACCGGCGGCTGCCGGCAGCGAAGAGTAA
- the rpsG gene encoding 30S ribosomal protein S7 — MSRKGNTPQRAVLPDPKHGSETIARFINMVMLSGKKSVAEKIVYGAMDVIGEKNPNAIELVQKALDNVAPAVEVKSRRVGGATYQVPVEVRSSRRMALAMRWLIDSARKRGENSMPRKLAAELVDASENRGGAIKKREETHRMAEANKAFAHYRW, encoded by the coding sequence ATGTCTCGTAAAGGTAATACGCCGCAGCGCGCCGTTCTCCCGGATCCCAAGCACGGGAGCGAAACCATCGCCCGCTTCATCAACATGGTGATGCTGAGCGGCAAGAAGTCGGTCGCCGAAAAGATCGTGTACGGCGCGATGGACGTGATCGGCGAGAAGAACCCCAACGCCATCGAGCTGGTGCAGAAGGCGCTGGACAACGTCGCTCCGGCGGTCGAGGTCAAGTCGCGCCGCGTCGGCGGTGCCACCTACCAGGTGCCGGTTGAGGTGCGTTCCTCCCGTCGCATGGCGCTGGCCATGCGCTGGCTGATCGACTCGGCGCGCAAGCGCGGCGAGAACTCGATGCCGCGCAAGCTCGCGGCCGAGCTGGTCGATGCCTCGGAAAACCGTGGCGGCGCCATCAAGAAGCGCGAAGAAACTCACCGCATGGCGGAAGCGAACAAGGCGTTCGCGCACTACCGCTGGTGA
- the rpsJ gene encoding 30S ribosomal protein S10 gives MADQKIRIRLKAFDHRLIDRSASEIVETAKRTGAQVRGPIPLPTKIERYTILVSPHVDKDARDQYETRTHKRVLDIVDPNDKTVDALMKLELAAGVDVQIKLT, from the coding sequence ATGGCGGACCAAAAGATCCGGATTCGGCTGAAGGCGTTCGATCATCGTTTGATCGACCGTTCGGCCAGCGAGATCGTCGAGACGGCCAAGCGGACCGGCGCGCAAGTGCGTGGCCCGATCCCGCTGCCGACCAAGATCGAACGCTACACCATCCTCGTTTCCCCGCACGTCGACAAGGACGCGCGCGACCAGTACGAGACCCGCACGCACAAGCGCGTGCTCGACATCGTCGACCCCAACGACAAGACCGTGGACGCGCTGATGAAGCTCGAACTCGCGGCTGGCGTCGATGTCCAGATCAAGTTGACCTGA
- the fusA gene encoding elongation factor G produces MARTTPIERYRNFGIMAHIDAGKTTTSERILFYTGVSHKIGEVHDGAATMDWMEQEQERGITITSAATTAFWTGMDKSMPQHRFNIIDTPGHVDFTIEVERSLRVLDGAVFVLCAVGGVQPQSETVWRQANKYAVPRLAFVNKMDRTGANFDKVVEQLKARLGAYPVPMQVPIGAEDGFEGVVDLVKMKAIHWDTASQGTVFEYRDIPAHLVDKATDARAFMVEAAAEANEDLMDKYLNEGDLSEAEILGGLRERTLKVEVVPVYCGTAFKNKGVQAMLDGVIQLLPSPSDRPPVKGIDEDEKEDSRPATDNAPFSALAFKIMTDPFVGSLTFFRVYSGTLNSGDQVYNPVKSKKERVGRILQMHSNNREEIKEVRAGDIAAAVGLKDVTTGDTLCAQDHIITLERMVFPEPVISMAVEPKTKSDQEKMGIALSRLAQEDPSFRVNTDEESGQTIIRGMGELHLEIIVDRMKREFNVEANVGKPQVAYRETIRKAVKQEGKFVRQSGGKGQYGHVVLEIEPQERGQGYTFENAIVGGVVPKEYIPAVDKGIQEAVANGVMAGYPIVDVKVRLIDGSYHDVDSSEMAFKIAGSMGFKEGFNKANPVLLEPIMKVEIVTPEDYLGDVMGDVSRRRGILQGQDDSPSGKVINAMVPLGEMFGYATTLRSMSQGRATFSMEFDHYAEAPANIADSVIKKN; encoded by the coding sequence GTGGCCCGTACCACTCCCATCGAGCGTTACCGCAACTTCGGCATCATGGCCCACATCGATGCCGGCAAGACCACCACCTCCGAACGCATCCTGTTCTACACCGGCGTCAGCCACAAGATCGGCGAGGTGCATGACGGTGCCGCGACGATGGACTGGATGGAGCAGGAGCAGGAGCGTGGCATCACGATCACCTCCGCGGCCACCACCGCGTTCTGGACCGGCATGGACAAGTCCATGCCGCAGCACCGCTTCAACATCATCGACACCCCGGGGCACGTGGACTTCACCATCGAGGTGGAGCGCTCGCTGCGCGTGCTCGACGGCGCGGTGTTCGTGCTGTGCGCGGTCGGCGGCGTGCAGCCGCAGTCCGAGACCGTGTGGCGTCAGGCCAACAAGTACGCGGTGCCGCGTCTGGCGTTCGTCAACAAGATGGACCGCACCGGCGCCAACTTCGACAAGGTCGTCGAGCAGCTGAAGGCCCGCCTGGGCGCCTACCCGGTGCCGATGCAGGTGCCGATCGGCGCCGAAGACGGCTTCGAGGGCGTGGTCGACCTGGTCAAGATGAAGGCGATCCACTGGGATACCGCCTCGCAGGGCACCGTGTTCGAATACCGCGACATCCCCGCGCACCTGGTCGACAAGGCCACCGACGCGCGCGCGTTCATGGTCGAGGCCGCGGCCGAAGCCAACGAAGACCTGATGGACAAGTACCTCAACGAGGGCGACCTGTCCGAGGCCGAGATCCTGGGCGGTCTGCGCGAGCGCACCCTGAAGGTGGAAGTGGTGCCGGTGTACTGCGGTACCGCGTTCAAGAACAAGGGCGTGCAGGCCATGCTCGACGGCGTGATCCAGCTGCTGCCGTCGCCCAGCGACCGTCCGCCGGTCAAGGGCATCGACGAAGACGAGAAGGAAGACAGCCGTCCGGCCACCGACAACGCCCCGTTCTCGGCGCTTGCGTTCAAGATCATGACCGACCCGTTCGTCGGTTCGCTGACCTTCTTCCGCGTCTACTCCGGCACGCTGAACTCCGGCGACCAGGTGTACAACCCGGTCAAGTCGAAGAAGGAGCGCGTGGGCCGCATCCTGCAGATGCACTCCAACAACCGCGAAGAGATCAAGGAAGTGCGCGCGGGCGACATCGCCGCGGCGGTGGGCCTGAAGGACGTCACCACCGGCGACACGCTGTGCGCGCAGGACCACATCATCACCCTGGAGCGCATGGTGTTCCCGGAGCCGGTGATCTCGATGGCGGTCGAGCCGAAGACCAAGTCGGACCAGGAAAAGATGGGCATCGCGCTGAGCCGTCTGGCGCAGGAAGATCCCTCGTTCCGCGTCAACACCGACGAAGAGTCCGGCCAGACCATCATCCGCGGCATGGGCGAGCTGCACCTGGAAATCATCGTCGACCGCATGAAGCGCGAGTTCAACGTCGAAGCCAACGTCGGCAAGCCGCAGGTGGCCTACCGCGAGACCATCCGCAAGGCGGTCAAGCAGGAAGGCAAGTTCGTGCGTCAGTCCGGCGGTAAGGGCCAGTACGGTCACGTCGTGCTCGAGATCGAGCCGCAGGAGCGTGGCCAGGGCTACACCTTCGAGAACGCGATCGTCGGCGGCGTGGTGCCGAAGGAATACATCCCGGCGGTGGACAAGGGCATCCAGGAAGCGGTGGCCAACGGCGTGATGGCCGGCTACCCGATCGTGGACGTCAAGGTGCGCCTGATCGACGGTTCGTACCACGACGTCGACTCGTCGGAAATGGCGTTCAAGATCGCCGGCTCGATGGGCTTCAAGGAAGGCTTCAACAAGGCCAACCCGGTGCTGCTGGAGCCGATCATGAAGGTCGAGATCGTCACCCCGGAGGATTACCTGGGCGACGTGATGGGCGACGTGAGCCGTCGTCGCGGCATCCTGCAGGGCCAGGACGACAGCCCGTCGGGCAAGGTGATCAACGCGATGGTGCCGCTGGGCGAAATGTTCGGCTACGCCACCACGCTGCGCTCGATGTCGCAGGGTCGCGCCACGTTCTCGATGGAGTTCGACCACTACGCCGAGGCGCCGGCCAACATCGCCGACTCGGTCATCAAGAAGAACTGA
- the rplC gene encoding 50S ribosomal protein L3, producing MTKKYSLGFVGRKAGMSRVFTEDGRSIPVTLIEATPNRITQLKTVEADGYSAVQITVGARRAALVNKPAAGHFAKAKVEAGRGLWEFRVEDAQLGEFAVGGEIKADIFAVGQKVDVQGVTKGKGFQGTIKRHNFRMGDATHGNSLSHRAPGSLGQRQTPGRVFPGKKMSGHMGAVQQSTQNLEVVKVDVERGLIAIRGAVPGAAGGDVIVRPASKA from the coding sequence ATGACGAAGAAGTATTCGTTGGGCTTCGTGGGCCGCAAGGCCGGCATGAGCCGCGTCTTCACCGAAGACGGCCGCTCCATCCCGGTCACCCTGATCGAAGCGACCCCGAACCGCATCACCCAGCTCAAGACCGTCGAAGCCGACGGCTACAGCGCCGTGCAGATCACCGTGGGCGCCCGTCGCGCCGCGCTGGTCAACAAGCCGGCTGCCGGCCATTTCGCCAAGGCGAAGGTCGAAGCGGGTCGCGGCCTGTGGGAGTTCCGCGTCGAGGACGCGCAGCTGGGCGAGTTCGCCGTCGGCGGCGAAATCAAGGCGGACATCTTCGCCGTCGGCCAGAAGGTCGACGTCCAGGGCGTCACCAAGGGTAAGGGCTTCCAGGGCACCATCAAGCGGCACAACTTCCGCATGGGCGATGCCACCCACGGTAACTCGCTGTCGCATCGCGCGCCGGGTTCGCTGGGTCAGCGCCAGACCCCGGGTCGCGTTTTCCCGGGCAAGAAGATGTCCGGCCACATGGGCGCGGTGCAGCAGAGCACGCAGAATCTGGAAGTGGTCAAGGTCGACGTCGAGCGTGGCCTGATCGCCATCCGCGGCGCTGTGCCTGGCGCTGCCGGTGGCGACGTGATCGTGCGTCCGGCTAGCAAGGCATAA
- the rplD gene encoding 50S ribosomal protein L4: MELVITGSNNKVSVSDAVFGRDFSEDLVHQVVVAYRNAGRAGTKAQKTRSEVNGTTKKSKKQKGGGARHGALTAPIFVGGGVTFAAKPRSFEQKVNRKMYRAAICAILSELNRQGRLMVVDAFDVEASKTKGLVEKLKGLEVGKRPLIVTEEASEHLYLSARNLPYVEVRDVQGLDPVSLVGADTVVITADAVKKVEEWLA; the protein is encoded by the coding sequence ATGGAACTCGTTATCACGGGTAGCAACAACAAGGTCTCGGTCTCCGACGCCGTGTTCGGCCGCGATTTCAGCGAGGATCTGGTTCACCAGGTCGTCGTCGCCTATCGCAACGCCGGCCGCGCCGGCACCAAGGCGCAGAAGACGCGTTCGGAAGTCAACGGCACCACCAAGAAGTCGAAGAAGCAGAAGGGCGGTGGCGCTCGCCACGGCGCGCTGACCGCTCCGATCTTCGTCGGCGGTGGCGTGACCTTCGCGGCCAAGCCGCGCAGCTTCGAGCAGAAGGTCAACCGCAAGATGTACCGCGCGGCCATCTGCGCGATCCTCTCGGAACTGAACCGCCAGGGCCGCCTGATGGTCGTCGACGCGTTCGACGTCGAGGCCAGCAAGACCAAGGGCCTGGTCGAGAAGCTGAAGGGTCTGGAAGTGGGCAAGCGCCCTCTGATCGTGACCGAAGAAGCCTCCGAGCATCTGTACCTGTCGGCCCGCAACCTTCCCTACGTGGAAGTGCGTGACGTGCAGGGCCTGGATCCGGTGTCGCTGGTCGGGGCCGACACGGTCGTGATCACCGCCGATGCGGTCAAGAAGGTCGAGGAGTGGCTGGCATGA